DNA sequence from the Armatimonadota bacterium genome:
AGTGGGGGGCTCGGAACATACTGCGCCGACCACATACCTCTAGCTATCTATGCTTCGAAGGCAGGCAAAACGTTCTTTGTCTATGGTGGGTCAAAGGGCCTAGAAAGTCCAAAACCGCTCCTAGAAATGGTTGGCTATTATGACCACAAGACAAAAAGGGTTCCAAAACCAACCATTGTAATGGAGAAAGGGACGGCGGATGCGCACCACAATCCCGTAATTTCGATTGACAAAGATGGTTATCTTTGGGTGTTTTGCGCATCACATGGCGGCAAGGATGGTTTCATATACCGAAGCGACGCTCCCTATTCTATTGACCGCTTTGACCGAGTAATGCAGCGCGAGTTTAGCTATCCTCAGCCCTGGTATTTCGAGGATTTTGGTTTTGTATTCCTCTTTACCAAATACACGCGTGGGCGGGAGCTCTATGTGAGCACCAGCATAGATGGCAAGAAATGGACTCAGGACCGCAAGATTGTCGGCTTCGACGGTCATTATCAGGTGAGTTGGAAACGCGAAAAGAAATTGGGAACGGCGTTCAACTGGCACCCACAAGGCAACTTGAACGCTCGCACAAATCTCTATTACATAGAAACCCGCGATTATGGAAGAACATGGGTGAACGCAGCCGGAAAACCACTAAAAATACCGCTTGAAACTGTTCAAAACGATGCCCTTGTGCACGATTACCAAAAAGAAGGTTTTCTAGTATATATAAACGATGTCAACTTTGACCGGGATGGCAATCCAGTCATATTCTACGTATTAAGTAGGGGATTCGAGTCCGGTCCCAAGAATGGGCCCCGTACGTGGATGACTGCCCGTTGGAACGGCAAGCAGTGGGAGATTCGTAGAGTAACAACCTGCGACCACAATTATGATATGGGGTCGTTATATATCGAAGACGACGGAGTGTGGCGAATCATCGGTCCTTCTGACCCTGGGCCGCAGGCATGGTGCACGGGCGGTGAGATGGTAATGTGGATTAGTCGCAATCAAGGGAAGACTTGGGTAAGGATTCGCACACTCACAAGGAATAGCAAGCACAATCACACATACGCTCGTCGGGTTGTTGATGGCCATCCCGATTTCTACGCCCTCTGGGCTGATGGCAATGCGCTCAAGCCATCAGAATCTCACCTTTATTTTGCTTCGAAAACGGGAGATGTTTATGCGCTACCCTTTAGCATGCGGGCAGAAGCTGAGAAACCCCAACGAGTAGCTGGCGGTCATAAGTAATATCCAATTTTTTGTATGGTAGAAGACTTGCAGCAAAATTAAGTAGTTTCTCCTATTTTTCTCCTCATTCTTATAGGCTTTGGTGAGTTAGCATTGAAAATCTTCTGCGTTACCTGAGGCCCTTTCATTTGCTTGACCGATAAGCACGCGACGTGATAGGATACTTCAAAGTTAACTCAGAGGGATTAGTAAATCTTGAAAGATGTAGTATTGTTCTCGGGTAATGAAGCTATCGCCCGCGGTGCCTTCGAGGCGGGCGTTCGGGTGGCGGCAGGATACCCCGGAACCCCAAGTACTGAAATTCTTGAAAACATAGTTCAATACAGCTCGATTTATGCCGAATGGGCACCAAATGAGAAAGTCGCTTTTGAAGTTGCGCTCGGAGCTGCATATGGTGGCGCTAGGGCCCTGGCGGCCATGAAACATGTTGGAGTGAATGTGGCTTCAGATCCTCTTCTTACTGCTTCCTATACGGGTGTCAATGCTGGCCTTGTACTAGTAAGCGCTGATGATCCAGGCATGCACAGCTCGCAAAATGAACAAGATAATCGCCATTACGCTCGGTTTGCCAAGATTCCAATGTTTGAGCCAAGCGACAGTCAGGAGGCAAAAGATTTCACTATCCGGGCGTTCGAAGTCAGCGAGGAATACGATACGCCGGTATTGCTCCGAACGACCACACGCGTGAATCACGGCAAGTCGGTTGTCAGGCTTTCAAAGCCAAAGGTTAATACAAGAGGACGATTTGAGCGCAATTTTTGCAAATACGTGATGGTTCCTGCCCATGGGATCAAGCGCCACGCGATTGTTGAGGAACGTCTCATTCGACTTAGGGATCTATCAAATTCTATTGATTTGAACTTCATCGAATGGGGCTATTCCTCTATAGGGATAATCACTTCAGGAGTAAGCTACCATTATGTAAAGGAAGTACTTCCTGATGCTTCAGTGCTGAAGCTAGGTATGACGTATCCACTTCCAGATAAGCTAATACAAAGTTTTGCTGGAAAGGTCAAAACGCTTTACGTCGTTGAGGAGCTTGATCCATTCCTTGAAGACCAGATTCGGGCACTGGGCATAAATGTCATTGGGAAAGAGCGTTTCCCAAAAATCGGCGAG
Encoded proteins:
- a CDS encoding BNR repeat-containing protein; amino-acid sequence: MEYWLKILFACMVIPFAAIAASKPIASKAEGYRGIWYSNQPSGDEYAFKYSGGLGTYCADHIPLAIYASKAGKTFFVYGGSKGLESPKPLLEMVGYYDHKTKRVPKPTIVMEKGTADAHHNPVISIDKDGYLWVFCASHGGKDGFIYRSDAPYSIDRFDRVMQREFSYPQPWYFEDFGFVFLFTKYTRGRELYVSTSIDGKKWTQDRKIVGFDGHYQVSWKREKKLGTAFNWHPQGNLNARTNLYYIETRDYGRTWVNAAGKPLKIPLETVQNDALVHDYQKEGFLVYINDVNFDRDGNPVIFYVLSRGFESGPKNGPRTWMTARWNGKQWEIRRVTTCDHNYDMGSLYIEDDGVWRIIGPSDPGPQAWCTGGEMVMWISRNQGKTWVRIRTLTRNSKHNHTYARRVVDGHPDFYALWADGNALKPSESHLYFASKTGDVYALPFSMRAEAEKPQRVAGGHK
- the iorA gene encoding indolepyruvate ferredoxin oxidoreductase subunit alpha; this translates as MKDVVLFSGNEAIARGAFEAGVRVAAGYPGTPSTEILENIVQYSSIYAEWAPNEKVAFEVALGAAYGGARALAAMKHVGVNVASDPLLTASYTGVNAGLVLVSADDPGMHSSQNEQDNRHYARFAKIPMFEPSDSQEAKDFTIRAFEVSEEYDTPVLLRTTTRVNHGKSVVRLSKPKVNTRGRFERNFCKYVMVPAHGIKRHAIVEERLIRLRDLSNSIDLNFIEWGYSSIGIITSGVSYHYVKEVLPDASVLKLGMTYPLPDKLIQSFAGKVKTLYVVEELDPFLEDQIRALGINVIGKERFPKIGELNPTLVAMGLGVEIPKQEAETVPVPPRPPTLCAGCPHRGFFYVLRKLGAIVAGDIGCYTLSVLPPLETMDTCVCMGASIGNALGIKRAMPQDDNRPVIAVIGDSTFVHAGIPGLIDAVYNGTAITVCILDNHTTAMTGGQNHPASGKTLRGEDAPRLDLVALVRAVGVEDVYIVDPYDLAALEVALRNAIQAGKPSVVITNRPCLLNDKKIKNRAIAVNLEACTGCCLCFKLGCPAIESICTDGNRLKAKINADLCSGCEVCIQVCRSGAIQCEKE